Proteins encoded by one window of Blautia faecicola:
- a CDS encoding DUF3991 and TOPRIM domain-containing protein has product MPWVTEEEIQAAKNMTAYEYLRTHQAQRLQKTRTRNEWQLTDHDSFKINELSSKWHWKSRDIGGVSALRFLIEVDGMKFTDAVKLLCEESPSFIPTQSAEKEKPLFKLPERYCNCRRIRAYLNHRGISDEVITYCISHEILYESVPYHNAVFVGKDESRKARYAFLRGIYEKNGKGFKMEQTGSEKKYSFCIPPERETKRVAVYEACIDALAHMTLEEGKRDKYRLSLGGIAAPKENALIQSERFKKPPDALEEFLKNHPEIKEIEICTDNDFAGRWAKEQMKKHYEGTYQIICNLPEKEGEDYADLAKEKKQANKCRDRPLERR; this is encoded by the coding sequence TAACAGAAGAAGAGATTCAGGCAGCAAAAAATATGACTGCGTATGAGTATTTGCGAACACATCAGGCACAGAGACTGCAAAAGACAAGAACCAGAAATGAATGGCAGTTGACGGACCATGACAGTTTTAAAATCAATGAATTGTCGAGTAAATGGCATTGGAAATCCAGAGATATCGGGGGAGTGTCTGCACTGCGGTTCCTGATTGAAGTGGATGGAATGAAATTTACAGATGCTGTAAAACTGCTGTGCGAAGAGAGTCCGTCTTTTATTCCGACACAGTCTGCCGAAAAGGAAAAACCACTATTTAAACTGCCGGAGAGATATTGTAATTGCAGACGAATCAGGGCTTATTTAAACCACAGAGGAATCAGCGATGAAGTGATCACATATTGTATTTCACATGAAATCCTTTATGAAAGTGTCCCGTACCATAACGCAGTTTTTGTTGGGAAAGATGAATCCAGAAAAGCAAGATATGCATTCCTGCGAGGAATCTATGAAAAAAACGGGAAGGGATTCAAGATGGAGCAGACCGGGAGTGAAAAAAAGTACAGCTTTTGCATTCCACCTGAAAGAGAAACAAAGCGAGTTGCCGTATATGAAGCGTGTATTGATGCATTGGCACACATGACACTGGAAGAAGGAAAGAGGGATAAATATCGTCTTTCCCTTGGGGGAATCGCTGCTCCGAAAGAAAACGCACTGATACAGAGTGAACGTTTTAAAAAGCCGCCGGACGCACTGGAAGAGTTTCTGAAGAACCATCCGGAAATCAAAGAAATTGAAATATGCACCGATAATGACTTTGCCGGGAGATGGGCGAAAGAACAGATGAAAAAACATTACGAGGGAACGTATCAGATTATCTGCAATCTGCCGGAAAAAGAAGGGGAAGATTATGCAGACCTTGCGAAAGAAAAAAAGCAGGCAAATAAATGCAGGGACAGACCATTGGAAAGAAGGTGA